From one Lolium rigidum isolate FL_2022 chromosome 4, APGP_CSIRO_Lrig_0.1, whole genome shotgun sequence genomic stretch:
- the LOC124649817 gene encoding 50S ribosomal protein L20-like, producing the protein MNKGKIFKLAKGFRGRAKNCIRIARERVEKALQYSYRDRRNKKRDMRSLWIERINAGTRLHGVNYGNFMHGLVKENVQLNRKVLSELSMHEPYSFKALVDVSRTAFPGNRPPVKKEGLASIL; encoded by the exons ATGAACAAGGGGAAGATTTTCAAGTTAGCCAAGGGTTTCAGAGGAAGGGCTAAAAACTGCATAAGAATAGCCAGGGAGCGTGTGGAAAAAGCATTGCAATATTCATACAGGGATCGGCGCAACAAGAAAAGGGACATGCGATCTCTCTGGATCGAGCGCATCAATGCTGGCACAAGGCTCCATGGG GTGAACTATGGCAACTTCATGCATGGACTGGTAAAGGAGAATGTCCAACTCAACAGGAAGGTTCTTTCAGAGCTGTCGATGCATGAGCCATACAGCTTCAAGGCTCTTGTTGATGTATCCCGCACTGCGTTCCCTGGGAATAGGCCGCCTGTCAAGAAGGAAGGATTAGCTAGTATTCTATAA